One Tetrapisispora phaffii CBS 4417 chromosome 2, complete genome genomic region harbors:
- the ASH1 gene encoding DNA-binding transcription repressor ASH1 (similar to Saccharomyces cerevisiae ASH1 (YKL185W); ancestral locus Anc_4.283): MSTLMNQYSMSKLNPAGPGFNERGANASIASSPGGSTSADRKHSFGFDDLLTAGNIGLNNLTTSPQAKSHSAPASIYSLSNSFLNNHKCDNGYSLNVNFSALENFKNNLELPPLRHLRLLPDPRIQEYAYNYPDTSENTPTWKKNLVAWCKQKNYQDYVKIVNETSFARFSSTQTIPSVLKPFDAFQNLTNNPNTYADLGPVTPPMSPNIKKLDVPTHRKRRQSITKPTDTETEVTGNVFNPVISPKLIQLVKTQYLEMSDNKKNVNTGNNKIERNLAADYNKHSQRHKKTNSFKAKQLKQLLDNRDLLNNTGATVTKLTGIDFDKARRRSNNLDRVEKPILKETASNHSLNKPRSRSLSLSRKARPTISPTRNLVMKVDNYQNRGSRGSSGTVTPRSSSPIRTSPITPPQNILKYRKFNMDSPPKVSGYNETYTLGDVVLTDKRGNETAAATTITTTTSSLNVKHKSKSVTPRKRSNGSPQHMHIRKCLSCNSSDSPCWRPSWSSKKHDQLCNSCGLRLQKTRTRCLTDSCKKIPTKSELTIMKTNGMIKETLNNGEVVEGYRCLFCNGVAETVTALQSPTFPKKIWIPVNRSLLK, encoded by the coding sequence ATGTCTACATTGATGAATCAATATTCCATGAGTAAACTCAATCCTGCTGGTCCAGGATTTAATGAACGAGGAGCAAATGCTTCGATTGCATCGTCTCCAGGAGGCTCTACGTCAGCAGACAGAAAGCATTCCTTTGGGTTCgatgatttattaactgCAGGCAATATCGGTTTAAATAATCTAACCACTTCTCCACAAGCAAAATCACATTCAGCACCTGCTTCCATATATTCActatcaaattcatttttgaataatcaCAAATGTGATAATGGGTATTCTTTAAATGTCAATTTTTCCGCATTagaaaactttaaaaataacttGGAACTACCTCCTTTAAGACATTTAAGATTACTTCCTGATCCAAGAATACAAGAATATGCTTATAATTATCCAGATACTTCTGAAAATACGCCAACTtggaagaaaaatttagtTGCTTGGtgtaaacaaaaaaattaccaAGATTATGTTAAAATTGTAAATGAAACATCTTTTGCTAGATTTTCATCGACTCAAACGATTCCAAGTGTATTAAAACCATTTGATGCTTTCCAAAATTTAACAAACAATCCAAATACTTATGCTGATCTAGGCCCTGTGACTCCACCTATGAGTCCgaatattaaaaaactaGATGTACCAACTCATAGAAAAAGAAGGCAAAGCATCACTAAACCTACTGACACTGAGACTGAAGTTACAGGGAATGTCTTTAATCCAGTAATTAGTccaaaattaattcaacTTGTTAAAACACAATATCTAGAAATGtctgataataaaaaaaatgttaatactggaaataacaaaattgaGCGCAACCTAGCAGCCGATTATAATAAACATTCCCAAAGACATAAGAAAACTAACAGTTTTAAAGCCaaacaattaaaacaattgcTAGATAATAGAGATTTACTAAATAATACCGGGGCTACAGTGACGAAACTAACAGGTATCGATTTTGATAAAGCAAGAAGAAGATCAAACAATTTGGATAGAGTAGAGAAGccaattttaaaagaaactGCATCAAATCATTCATTGAATAAACCACGTTCTAGGTCACTTTCATTGTCGAGAAAGGCACGTCCAACTATTTCGCCAACAAGGAATCTGGTGATGAAAGTTGacaattatcaaaatagaGGAAGTAGGGGTAGCAGTGGTACTGTGACTCCTAGATCATCTTCCCCGATTAGAACTAGTCCAATTACGCCCCctcaaaatatattgaaatatcgTAAATTCAATATGGACTCACCACCAAAGGTCTCTGGTTACAATGAAACATATACATTAGGAGATGTTGTACTAACGGATAAACGAGGTAACGAAACAGcagcagcaacaacaataacaacaacaactaGCTCATTAAATGTTAAACATAAAAGTAAATCAGTGACACCTAGAAAGAGATCCAATGGCAGTCCACAACACATGCATATCAGGAAATGTTTATCATGTAATTCTAGTGATTCACCATGCTGGAGACCATCCTGGTCAAGTAAGAAACATGATCAGCTATGCAATTCTTGTGGTTTACGATTACAAAAAACCCGTACAAGATGTTTAACTGATTCATGCAAAAAAATTCCAACTAAGAGTGAATTAACTATCATGAAAACCAATGGTATGATTAAGGAAACTTTGAATAATGGTGAAGTAGTAGAAGGATACAGatgtttattttgtaatggAGTTGCAGAAACTGTAACTGCTCTCCAATCTCCAACCTTCCCAAAAAAAATCTGGATCCCTGTGAACCGATCTCTCCTAAAATGA
- the SPE1 gene encoding ornithine decarboxylase SPE1 (similar to Saccharomyces cerevisiae SPE1 (YKL184W); ancestral locus Anc_4.282) produces the protein MNVEFGQVLSSSSTLVELGKVSNVKVVEDVTSTNISNGNNGLPHEPAHDLIFKALKTRIESINQETCEPGEENSFFICDLGELEKLYINWQKELPMVKPYYAVKCNPNPKILLKLKELGLNFDCASKSEIETILSMGVDPSRIIYANPCKASSFVRYAQDKKVMKSTFDNVDELYKIKKFHPDSELLIRISTDDSTAQCRLSTKYGCDLADVESLLEKVKELQLNLVGVAFHVGSGACDFTSIHTAVKDSKFVFNKAKEMNLPELKYLDIGGGFQFETFSESTKTVRVALDEFFKEEIKTKKIEVLAEPGRYFASTALTLASHVIAKRTIADNESMLYTNDGVYGNMNCILFDHQEPVPRILYHNNDFKYYEFDSTSKSLPVIGGQKKYPQKVSIWGPTCDGLDCITKEYYLKYNLEVGDWLYFPNLGAYSSTAATTFNGFQQHSDFIYINSIEDKLL, from the coding sequence atgaatgtCGAATTTGGTCAAGTTTTAAGTTCTTCTTCTACATTGGTGGAACTAGGCAAAGTTTCTAATGTTAAAGTCGTTGAAGATGTTACATCAACAAACATTTCTAATGGAAACAATGGCTTACCACATGAACCTGCTCATGATTTGATTTTTAAAGCTTTGAAGACAAGAATTGAATCTATTAATCAGGAAACTTGCGAACCTGGTGAGGAgaattcttttttcatCTGTGATTTAGGTGAATTGGAAAAACTATACATCAATTGGCAAAAAGAATTACCAATGGTTAAACCATACTACGCAGTGAAATGTAATCCAAAtccaaaaatattactgaaattaaaagaacTAGGGTTGAATTTTGATTGTGCATCTAAATctgaaattgaaacaatCTTATCAATGGGTGTTGATCCAAGCAGAATCATTTATGCAAACCCATGCAAGGCTTCATCTTTCGTTAGATATGCACAGGATAAAAAAGTCATGAAATCAACTTTTGATAATGTTgatgaattatataaaattaagaaattcCATCCAGATTCTGAGTTGTTGATACGGATCTCCACGGATGATTCAACTGCTCAATGCAGATTATCAACTAAATATGGTTGTGATTTAGCCGACGTCGAGAGCTTACTGGAAAAAGTTAAAGAATTGCAATTAAACTTAGTCGGTGTCGCATTCCATGTTGGTTCAGGTGCATGCGATTTCACAAGTATTCACACAGCTGTTAaagattcaaaatttgtCTTTAATAAAGCAAAGGAAATGAACTTACCTGAATTGAAATACCTAGACATCGGTGGTGGTTTTCAATTCGAGACTTTTAGTGAATCTACTAAGACTGTTCGTGTAGCTTTagatgaatttttcaaagaagaaattaaaactaaaaaaatagaagTCCTTGCCGAACCAGGTAGATATTTTGCTTCAACTGCATTGACTTTGGCTTCTCATGTCATTGCAAAGAGGACCATTGCTGATAATGAATCCATGTTATACACAAACGATGGCGTTTATGGTAACATGAACTGTATCTTATTCGACCATCAAGAACCAGTACCACGCATCTTGTACCATAACaatgatttcaaatattatgaaTTCGATTCAACTTCGAAGTCACTACCAGTTATCGGAGGCCAAAAGAAATATCCTCAAAAGGTTTCAATATGGGGACCAACTTGTGATGGCTTGGATTGTATTacaaaagaatattatttaaagtacAATTTAGAAGTAGGGGACTGGCTATATTTCCCAAACTTGGGTGCATACAGCTCCACCGCAGCAACTACATTTAACGGTTTCCAACAACATTCAGATTTCATTTACATTAACTCCATAGAAGATAAACTACtataa
- the LOT5 gene encoding Lot5p (similar to Saccharomyces cerevisiae LOT5 (YKL183W); ancestral locus Anc_4.281), giving the protein MLSNKIKAASEAVIRPSAENVLPLNQYINTQPRLLGENQQLKISDDMIILFGGGRDFKLSVWGYKGAEATEKVIDNVELFILNKCIIIWLKNLDKGIEIKYTGVIYHGANKINDNTSREGHKLELLITVIRDDLLNSYFPTNDTEEDLENSVNDFTMDSIEFKLTPKHSTYDRFYSDEVETLFTFNNFGSNRGDDMVINCNKALEKCLELSGNEFNRFGNPIAEDSEEELDQEEVEQANPNTAVMGFNETINTYYSSGNADDLDNDYILKSTVVENDTDAGMSMQFYNSSSLVTQKRSFQ; this is encoded by the coding sequence ATgctttcaaataaaattaaagctGCATCAGAAGCAGTAATAAGGCCGTCAGCTGAGAATGTTCTGCCGTTAAACCAATATATTAACACTCAGCCCAGGCTCTTAGGTGAGAATCAACAATTGAAGATATCCGATGATatgattatattatttggtGGTGGAAGAGACTTTAAACTCAGTGTTTGGGGTTACAAAGGTGCTGAAGCCACAGAAAAAGTCATCGACAATGTCGAATTATTTATCTTGAATAAATGCATTATAATTTGgttaaaaaatttagataagGGCATAGAGATCAAATACACTGGTGTTATATACCATGGTGCCAATAAGATAAATGATAATACTTCTAGAGAGGGCCATAAacttgaattattaataactGTTATAAGGGAcgatttattaaatagtTATTTCCCCACGAACGATACCGAAGAAGACTTGGAAAATTCTGTGAATGACTTCACAATGGATAGCATTGAGTTTAAACTTACACCCAAACATTCAACGTATGATAGATTTTATAGTGATGAGGTTGAAACATTATTCacattcaataattttggCAGCAACAGAGGCGATGACATGGtaattaattgtaataaagCATTAGAAAAATGCCTTGAACTGAGCGGTAATGAGTTTAATAGATTTGGAAATCCTATTGCTGAAGACAGTGAAGAAGAGCTTGACCAAGAAGAAGTCGAACAAGCAAATCCGAACACTGCTGTGATGGGGTTTAATGAAACCATCAACACATATTATAGCAGTGGAAATGCCGACGATCTAGATAatgattatatattaaagagTACTGTTGTTGAAAATGACACCGACGCGGGTATGTCAATGCAGTTTTATAATAGTTCCAGTTTGGTCACCCAGAAAAGAAGTTTCCAATGA
- the FAS1 gene encoding tetrafunctional fatty acid synthase subunit FAS1 (similar to Saccharomyces cerevisiae FAS1 (YKL182W); ancestral locus Anc_4.280) codes for MSVSTRPLTLSHGSIEHILSIPTDIYFVASQLQDQFQKYLPQPTETFDLDDEPSSNVELLAKFLGYISNFIDIENEHNLENIPKPNNEIQVEQFKIVLSVCLTEFENTFLHGNDIHALAAKLLINNNINAFDVNDSMDKNIEQKNEESATQTTHAKINELIKNYINARIVTNKPFTKSNSLLFKSAKENIAQITAIFGGQGNTDDYFEELRELYETYNVLIVDVIEFAADTLGELTKSTTETEKVYTQGFNILDWLKNPSQTPDVDYLLYIPVSCPLIGVIQLVHFALTARLLGFTPGEMKSYFKGATGHSQGLVTAVAIAEADSWESFFESARKAISLLFFIGVRCHLTYPNTSLPPSILEDSVETGEGTPSPMLAVSNLTKEQVQEFIDKTNLHLPEEKHINISLINGARNLVVSGPPQSLYGLNLTLRKAKAPAGLDQSRIPYSERKLKISNRFLPVSSPFHSKLLSSAGSLIAQDLARNKIEFNSANLSIPVFDTYDGADLRNFNGSITSRITECIITLPVNWEEATKAHATHILDFGPGGASGLGVLTHRNKDGTGVRVIIAGSLNNNIDDEYGFKQEIFDISETGFKMNPNWLKEYHPTLVKNKNGKIYVKTKYSSLLGRAPLLVPGMTPTTVSPELVAATINAGYTIELAGGGYFSPEHMTAAIDSVISQIKDGYSLGINLIYVNPRMLQWGIPLIKDLREKGYPIQYVAIGAGVPSLEVASEYIETLNLTHLDLKPGSIDAISQVINIANAYPNFPIVLQWTGGRGGGHHSYEDFHAPMLQMYSKLRRYKNIILVVGSGFGSAEDTYPYLTGEWSTKFDYPPMPFDGFLFGSRVMIAKEAKTSPAAKKLITECPGVDDSNWQNTYKKPTGGIITVRSEMGEPIHKIATRCVIFWKEMDDTIFNLPKNKLQAALDAKKDYIISKLNADTQKPWFATVNNEVKDLTTMTYLEVANRLVELMYIKSTKSWIDPTLRKFAGDFLRRIEERFTKVKTLSMIQSYTVLEEPDKIVGEVFQKYPAAKSQFLHAEDIDHFLNMCQNPVQKPVPFVPILDHRFEFFFKKDSLWQSEHLEAVVDEDVERTCILHGPVAAKSTKIVDEPIKDILDNIHNGHIEKLLKDYYSNDVSKIPAVEYFGGDDLVAEPCTENSLEMSSSKLTNVDNWFSTLAGSENNWRSAFFSVVNFTQGSVFVPNPARKVFMPSKHMKVEIENINNSEKTVVKLWEKVQGEMKLTATLKLVEESLIQFDLIENRTMDGNPVSLSLLYNYNPDNGFTPISEVMDDRNTRIKEFYWKLWLDEPFNLDFDPRSVIEGKEFTITKEAVSSFTHAIGNNCEDFVARSGRKVLAPMDFAIVIGWRAIIKAIFPKNVDGDLLKLVHLSNAYKMVPGAKALQEGDVISTSAIIKSIVNQPTGKVVEVVGTLSRQGSPVMEVTSSFFYRGNYTDFENTFKNTTEPVYKVNILSAKDIAVLRSKEWFQLDDEDLDLNNKVLTFKVSTEVNFKTATVYSSIKCHGSISMELPTREKIEIGQVDYEASESYGNPVIDYLKRNGTTLEHKVSLENAIPIAVLDSQSPSTNEPYGRVSGDLNPIHVSRHFASYANLPGTITHGMYSSAAVRALIENWAADSISSRVRGYSCDFVAMVLPNTPLKTHIQHVGMINGRKLIKFETKNDNDVVVLSGEAEIEQPVSTFVFTGQGSQEQGMGMDLYNKSEIAKDVWNRADVHFKKTYGFSILDIVKNNPKELTVYFGGEEGRKIRKNYTEMIFETIVDDTVKTEKIFKEIDEKTNSFTFKSPTGLLSATQFTQPALTLMEKASYEDLRSKGLIPTNAAFAGHSLGEYAALASLADIMSIESLVDVVFYRGMTMQVAVPRDEAGRSNYGMIAVNPSRVSPTFSQDALQFVVEKVGKRTDWLVEIVNYNVETQQYVAAGDLRALDTLTNVLNFIKIQKIEIDKLQESMSLEEVEANLFEIVDNISKKSLAKPQPIELERGFACIPLRGISVPFHSSYLRNGVKPFKNFLEKNILKENVKTDRLIGKYIPNLTAKPFQITKEYFQDVYDLTGSERIKAIIDNWEQYEK; via the coding sequence ATGAGTGTTTCTACAAGACCTTTGACTTTATCTCATGGTTCAATAGAGCATATTTTATCAATCCCAACTGATATTTATTTCGTTGCATCTCAATTACAAGATCaattccaaaaatatttacctCAACCAACTGAAACTTTTGATTTAGATGACGAACCATCTTCTAATGTTGAATTATTAGCAAAATTTTTGGGctatatttcaaattttatagatattgaaaatgaacatAATCTAGAAAATATCCCTAAAccaaataatgaaatacaagttgaacaatttaaaattgtGTTGAGTGTTTGTTTAactgaatttgaaaatactTTCTTACATGGTAACGATATTCATGCATTAGCCGCTAAGTTACTAATAAACAATAACATTAATGCATTCGATGTAAATGATTCTAtggataaaaatattgagcAAAAAAACGAAGAATCAGCTACCCAAACTACTCACGCTAAAATTAACGAAttgattaaaaattatattaatgcAAGAATTGTCACAAACAAACCATttacaaaatcaaattccttattattcaaatctgCAAAGGAAAACATTGCCCAAATCACCGCTATCTTTGGTGGTCAAGGTAATACTGATGATTATTTCGAGGAATTAAGAGAATTATACGAAACTTATAACGTATTAATTGTCGACGTGATTGAATTTGCTGCTGATACACTTGGCGaattaacaaaatcaaCTACCGAAACTGAAAAAGTCTATACACAAGGTTTTAACATTTTGGATTGGTTGAAAAATCCATCTCAAACCCCTGATGTCGATTATCTTCTATACATCCCAGTTTCATGTCCATTGATTGGTGTCATTCAGTTAGTTCACTTTGCTTTGACTGCTAGATTATTGGGGTTTACTCCAGGTGAGATGAAATCCTATTTTAAAGGTGCCACTGGTCATTCTCAAGGTTTGGTCACCGCTGTGGCAATTGCTGAAGCAGACTCATGGgaatcattttttgaatctGCTAGAAAAgctatttcattattatttttcattggTGTTCGTTGTCACTTAACTTACCCAAATACCTCACTACCGCCATCTATCTTAGAAGATTCAGTTGAAACTGGTGAAGGTACCCCATCTCCAATGTTAGCCGTTTCTAATTTGACCAAAGAACAAGTTCAAGAATTTATAGATAAAACCAATTTACATTTACCAGAAGAAAAACATATCAATATATCACTTATCAATGGTGCTAGAAACTTGGTCGTTTCCGGTCCACCACAATCCTTGTACGGTTTGAATTTAACTTTGAGAAAAGCTAAAGCTCCAGCTGGACTTGATCAATCAAGAATTCCTTATTcagaaagaaaattgaaaatatctAATCGTTTCTTACCTGTATCATCTCCATTCCACTCAAAGTTACTATCAAGTGCTGGTTCATTGATTGCTCAAGATTTAGCTAGAAACAAAATCGAGTTCAATAGTGCCAACCTATCAATTCCTGTGTTTGATACATACGATGGTGCTGATCTAAGAAATTTCAACGGTTCAATTACTAGTAGAATTACGGAGTGTATCATTACATTACCTGTAAACTGGGAAGAAGCTACCAAGGCTCATGCAACTCATATTCTAGATTTTGGCCCAGGGGGCGCTTCGGGTTTGGGTGTTTTAACGCACCGTAACAAAGATGGTACCGGTGTTCGTGTTATCATCGCAGGttctttaaataacaatattgACGATGAATATGGTTTTAAAcaagaaatttttgatatcaGTGAAACTGGATTTAAAATGAATCCAAATTGGTTGAAGGAGTACCACCCTACTTTAGTTAAGAATAAGAATGGTAAAATTTATGTAAAAACCAAATATTCAAGCTTATTGGGTAGAGCTCCTTTACTTGTTCCTGGTATGACACCAACTACTGTTTCACCAGAACTTGTTGCTGCAACAATTAACGCTGGCTATACTATCGAATTGGCTGGTGGTGGTTACTTTTCTCCAGAACACATGACGGCAGCTATTGATTCAGTTATTTCCCAAATCAAAGACGGATACAGTTTAggtattaatttaatttacgTCAATCCAAGAATGCTTCAATGGGGTATTCCATTAATCAAAGACTTAAGAGAAAAAGGTTATCCAATCCAATACGTTGCAATTGGTGCAGGTGTCCCATCCTTGGAAGTTGCTTctgaatatattgaaacatTGAACTTAACTCATTTAGATTTGAAACCTGGTTCAATTGATGCTATTAGTCAAGTCATAAATATTGCCAACGCCTACCCTAATTTCCCAATTGTCTTACAATGGACAGGTGGTAGAGGCGGTGGCCATCATTCTTATGAGGATTTCCATGCTCCAATGTTACAGATGTATTCTAAGTTaagaagatataaaaacattattttaGTTGTTGGTTCTGGTTTTGGTTCCGCAGAGGATACTTATCCATATTTAACTGGTGAATGGTCTACAAAATTTGACTACCCACCAATGCCATTTGATGGTTTCTTATTTGGTTCAAGAGTTATGATTGCTAAAGAAGCGAAGACATCTCCAGCTGCaaagaaattgattacAGAATGCCCTGGTGTCGATGATTCTAATTGGCAAAACACTTACAAGAAACCAACCGGTGGTATCATTACAGTTCGTTCAGAAATGGGTGAACCAATCCACAAGATTGCCACACGTTGTGTTATTTTCTGGAAAGAAATGGATGAtactatttttaatttaccTAAAAATAAACTACAAGCTGCTTTAGATGCCAAGAAAGATTATATTATCTCTAAATTGAATGCTGACACACAAAAGCCATGGTTTGCTACAGTAAATAATGAGGTTAAGGATCTAACTACTATGACCTACTTAGAAGTTGCTAATAGACTAGTAGAGTTAATGTATATTAAGTCTACTAAAAGTTGGATAGACCCAACTCTAAGAAAATTTGCTGGTGACTTTTTACGTCGCATTGAAGAACGTTTCACAAAAGTAAAGACTTTATCAATGATTCAATCTTATACTGTATTAGAAGAGCCAGATAAAATTGTGGGCGAGGTTTTCCAAAAATACCCAGCTGCAAAGTCTCAATTTTTGCATGCTGAGGATATCGATCACTTCTTAAATATGTGTCAAAATCCTGTTCAAAAACCGGTTCCATTTGTTCCAATTTTAGATCATAGAtttgaattctttttcaaaaaagaTTCATTATGGCAATCCGAACATTTAGAAGCGGTAGTTGATGAAGATGTAGAAAGAACTTGTATTTTACATGGTCCTGTTGCTGCTAAATCTACTAAGATTGTTGACGAACcaataaaagatattttagatAACATTCACAATGGtcatattgaaaaattattgaaagatTATTACTCAAATgatgtttcaaaaatacCTGCTGTAGAATATTTTGGTGGAGATGATTTAGTCGCTGAACCATGCACAGAAAATTCCTTAGAAATGTCATCATCTAAATTAACTAATGTGGATAATTGGTTTAGTACCTTAGCTGGTTCGGAAAATAATTGGCGCTCTGCATTTTTCAGTGTTGTAAACTTTACACAAGGTTCTGTATTTGTACCAAACCCTGCTAGAAAAGTTTTTATGCCTTCGAAACACATGAAGgttgaaattgaaaatattaataattccGAAAAGACTGTCGTTAAATTATGGGAAAAAGTACAAGgtgaaatgaaattaacTGCTACATTGAAATTGGTTGAAGAAAGCTTAATTCAATTCGacttaattgaaaatagaaCCATGGATGGCAATCCTGTTTCTTTATCTTTGTTATACAATTACAACCCAGATAACGGTTTCACTCCAATTTCTGAGGTAATGGATGACAGAAATACTCGTATCAAAGAATTTTACTGGAAATTATGGTTGGACGAACCTTTCAATTTAGATTTTGACCCAAGATCTGTTATTGAGGGTAAAGAATTCACAATTACCAAAGAAGCTGTATCCTCATTTACTCATGCCATCGGTAATAATTGTGAGGATTTTGTTGCCAGATCTGGAAGAAAAGTTCTTGCACCAATGGATTTTGCAATTGTTATCGGATGGAGAGCTATCATTAAAGcaatttttccaaaaaatGTAGACGGTGacttattaaaattagttCATTTATCAAATGCTTATAAAATGGTCCCAGGCGCTAAAGCTCTTCAAGAAGGTGATGTTATATCTACTTCTGcaattattaaatctaTTGTAAACCAACCAACTGGTAAGGTTGTCGAGGTTGTAGGTACTTTAAGTAGACAAGGTTCTCCTGTTATGGAGGTAACATCTTCCTTCTTTTACAGAGGTAACTATActgattttgaaaacacTTTCAAGAACACAACTGAACCGGTATATAAGGTTAACATTTTGTCGGCAAAAGATATCGCCGTTTTACGTTCAAAAGAATGGTTCCAATTAGACGATGAAGATCTTGATTTAAACAACAAAGTTTTAACATTCAAGGTTTCTACCGAAGTGAATTTCAAAACTGCCACAGTTTACTCTTCTATAAAATGTCATGGTTCTATTTCAATGGAATTACCAACCAGGGAAAAAATAGAAATCGGGCAGGTGGATTACGAAGCGTCTGAATCTTATGGTAATCCTGTTATTGATTATCTGAAAAGAAATGGTACGACTTTGGAACATAAGGTTAGTTTAGAAAACGCTATTCCAATCGCTGTGTTGGATTCTCAATCACCAAGTACCAATGAACCATATGGTAGAGTATCAGGTGATTTAAATCCAATTCATGTTTCTCGTCACTTTGCAAGTTATGCAAACTTGCCAGGCACTATTACTCATGGTATGTATTCCTCTGCTGCTGTTCGTGCTCTGATCGAAAATTGGGCAGCTGATAGTATTTCTTCAAGAGTTCGTGGCTACAGTTGTGACTTTGTCGCAATGGTTTTACCAAATACTCCTTTGAAGACACATATCCAACATGTAGGTATGATAAATGGCCGAAAGTTGATAAAGTTTGAAACAAAGAATGATAATgatgttgttgttttatcAGGTGAAGCCGAAATTGAACAACCTGTTTCTACATTTGTTTTTACTGGTCAAGGTTCACAAGAGCAAGGTATGGGTATGGATTTATACAATAAATCTGAGATTGCAAAAGATGTCTGGAATAGAGCTGATGTTCATTTCAAGAAAACATATGGTTTTTCTATCTTAGATATTGTTAAGAACAATCCAAAGGAATTAACAGTTTACTTTGGTGGTGAAGAAGGTAGAAAAATCAGAAAAAATTACACAGAGATgatttttgaaacaatagtAGATGATACTGTTAAAACGGAgaaaattttcaaagaaattgatgaaaaaacaaattcGTTCACCTTCAAGTCTCCAACCGGTTTACTTTCCGCCACTCAATTTACTCAACCTGCTTTAACATTAATGGAAAAGGCTTCTTACGAAGATTTGAGATCCAAGGGTTTAATTCCTACCAACGCCGCTTTTGCTGGTCATTCGTTGGGTGAATATGCTGCGTTAGCTTCATTAGCAGATATTATGTCTATAGAATCATTAGTTGATGTTGTGTTTTACAGGGGTATGACAATGCAAGTTGCTGTTCCAAGAGATGAAGCTGGTAGATCTAACTATGGTATGATTGCTGTTAATCCTAGTAGAGTATCTCCTACATTCTCACAAGATGCATTGCAATTTGTGGTTGAAAAGGTTGGTAAAAGAACCGATTGGTTGGTTGAAATCGTCAATTATAATGTTGAAACCCAACAATATGTGGCTGCTGGTGACTTGAGAGCTTTGGACACCTTAACCAACGTCTTAAACTTCATTAAGATCCAAAAGATTGAGATAGATAAGTTGCAAGAATCAATGAGCTTGGAGGAAGTTGAGGCAAATCTATTTGAAATCGTtgataatatatcaaaGAAATCATTAGCAAAGCCTCAACCAATTGAGTTAGAGAGAGGTTTCGCTTGCATTCCATTACGTGGTATTTCTGTTCCATTCCATTCATCATACTTAAGAAATGGTGTCAAACCTTTCAAGAATTTCTTGGAAAAGAATATCTTGAAAGAAAATGTGAAGACTGATAGATTAATTGGTAAATATATTCCTAATTTAACTGCCAAGCCATTCCAGATTACAAAAGAGTACTTTCAAGATGTTTATGATCTAACAGGCTCCGAAAGAATCAAAGctattattgataattgggaacaatatgaaaaatga